The Penaeus chinensis breed Huanghai No. 1 chromosome 21, ASM1920278v2, whole genome shotgun sequence genome has a window encoding:
- the LOC125036583 gene encoding uncharacterized protein LOC125036583, translated as MMTVQRCVGVTAVLVMTMVSLAEAITINETDPSRQSGFLYLTPERRLAMPPKSVLVLTPTLSLPMGRNLPTAFASSMAISIPLTINFDDLGLTSEENRWGIIEGFDNPSPGDLAGGVREVMYKVVEESLQSVGLDGKACLLRAMCEMFELPLPNHGFIGELLDLFFSASRAAKGKNSLEHYTKAEMQGKTGQDCTPYHEACPYSFFEVPASSNSTGTGSTK; from the exons ATGATGACCGTCCAGAGATGTGTGGGTGTTACCGCTGTTCTAGTGATGACGATGGTTTCTCTCGCCGAGGCTATCACTATTAACGA GACGGATCCTTCGCGGCAGTCTGGCTTCCTGTACCTGACGCCGGAGCGGAGACTGGCGATGCCCCCCAAAAGCGTACTGGTCCTCACCCCCACCCTGAGTCTTCCGATGGGCAGGAACCTTCCTACTGCTTTTGCCTCGTCCATGGctatctccatccccctcacga TTAATTTTGACGACCTTGGATTGACATCCGAAGAGAACAGGTGGGGTATTATTGAGGGATTCGATAATCCATCTCCAGGTGACTTGGCTGGTGGCGTGAG GGAGGTGATGTataaggtggtggaggagagtcTGCAGTCAGTGGGCCTGGACGGAAAGGCCTGCCTTCTTCGCGCCATGTGCGAGATGTTCGAACTTCCTCTTCCAAACCACGGATTCATCGGTGAACTGCTTGACCTGTTCTTTAG CGCCAGCCGGGCTGCAAAGGGGAAGAACAGCTTGGAGCATTACACCAAGGCGGAGATGCAAGGCAAGACGGGCCAAGACTGTACGCCGTACCACGAGGCGTGTCCCTACTCATTCTTCGAGGTTCCTGCAAGCAGTAATTCGACTGGCACTGGTAGCACTAAATAA